A single Providencia manganoxydans DNA region contains:
- the fur gene encoding ferric iron uptake transcriptional regulator, which yields MTDNNKALKNAGLKVTLPRLKILEVLQEPECHHVSAEDLYKKLIDMGEEIGLATVYRVLNQFDDAGIVTRHNFEGGKSVFELTQQHHHDHLICLDCGKVIEFSDKSIEERQTNIAARHGIKLSNHSLYLYGHCADGDCRENANAHEAKE from the coding sequence ATGACAGACAACAATAAAGCATTGAAAAATGCTGGACTCAAAGTCACTCTTCCAAGATTAAAAATATTGGAAGTACTTCAGGAGCCTGAGTGCCATCACGTCAGTGCGGAAGATCTCTACAAAAAATTGATTGATATGGGTGAAGAGATCGGTCTGGCCACAGTATACCGCGTATTAAACCAATTTGACGATGCTGGCATTGTGACCCGTCACAACTTCGAAGGTGGTAAATCCGTTTTTGAACTGACTCAACAGCACCATCATGACCACTTGATTTGCTTAGATTGCGGTAAAGTAATCGAATTTTCTGATAAATCAATTGAAGAACGCCAAACGAATATTGCTGCTCGTCATGGTATTAAGCTATCTAACCACAGCTTATATCTTTATGGCCACTGCGCTGATGGCGATTGCCGTGAAAATGCAAATGCACACGAAGCAAAAGAGTGA
- a CDS encoding beta-N-acetylhexosaminidase produces the protein MKKNYLSPLALLISATLFSTIVSAEQSATQVVDALANMDVKINVIDNQAGEHGIDCAALGADWAACNRVDITLTNGSDAIESDDWALYFHSIRQILKQDNPQFKITHVTGDLHKITPTSQFKGIKANEKVVLPITGEYWQVNYSDFMPRWYATSGDALPRNLKSTDTQDPTQFVAPFELKNWKRVGADNNVLMTAENRYKKNTALNALSEQQMRGQILPTPLDITLQQGDVDLSKGINLHLEGLTKEELAVIDEHLQQVKLKQNNQGFLVEGKIIPNQFAIDNQISGAYELVITPQKALIVGYDRVGLFYGMESLLSAVSESEKPTIATMTVKDKPRMEYRGVFLDVGRNFHSKQVVMRLIDQMSRYKLNKFHFHLTDDEGWRIEIPDLPELTEVGSQRCHDLDEQTCLLPQLGSGAENNNMGSGYFTRDDYIDILRYAKARHIEVIPEIDMPAHARAAVVSMEARYNKLKAAGDEKGAEQYRLVDPSDTSVTTSVQFYDKRSYLNPCLESSKNFVNKVVSEVMQMHEEAGVPLKTWHFGGDEAKNIRLGAGFQDKNGAIELGKGIIDKQIEDKPWAKSKACQLLIKNGDVSDFDHLSSHFAKQVSEGLQQEGVTTMQAWQDGLKDAVNAKDFATKNVRVNFWDTLYWGGFDSANDWANKGYQVVISNPDYVYFDMPYEVNPSESGYYWATRASDEQKVFSFAPDNLPQNAETSVDRDGNQFTAKSDKPWPGIYGLSGQLWSEAVRTDDQVEYMLFPRILPLAERAWHKAEWENDYQAGREYVGGKTQHVSQQNLANDWDRFATIVGVKELPRLDRAGVAYRIPVPGAKIENGVLLANLSYPGLVIEYSLGESDHWQTYSAQHPPKVNGSVKVRAKNALGTRTSRVEIVTQK, from the coding sequence ATGAAAAAAAATTATTTAAGTCCTTTGGCATTATTAATTTCGGCAACTTTATTTTCAACGATTGTCAGTGCTGAACAATCAGCAACTCAAGTTGTCGATGCACTCGCGAATATGGATGTAAAAATTAATGTTATTGATAACCAAGCTGGAGAGCATGGTATTGATTGCGCTGCACTAGGTGCAGACTGGGCTGCTTGTAACCGTGTTGATATCACGCTGACGAATGGTTCTGATGCGATAGAGTCTGATGATTGGGCGCTCTACTTTCACAGTATTCGACAAATATTAAAGCAAGATAATCCACAATTTAAAATTACTCATGTTACAGGGGACTTACATAAAATAACGCCGACAAGTCAGTTCAAAGGAATTAAAGCCAATGAAAAAGTGGTATTACCAATAACAGGTGAATATTGGCAGGTCAATTATTCAGATTTTATGCCTCGCTGGTATGCAACTTCAGGTGATGCGTTACCACGCAACCTCAAGAGTACCGATACTCAGGATCCTACTCAGTTTGTAGCGCCATTTGAACTCAAGAATTGGAAAAGGGTAGGTGCAGATAACAATGTACTGATGACTGCTGAAAATCGTTACAAAAAAAATACCGCTTTAAATGCCCTATCTGAACAGCAAATGCGAGGGCAAATTTTACCTACGCCACTCGATATTACGTTACAGCAAGGAGACGTTGATTTATCTAAAGGTATAAATTTACATTTAGAAGGTTTAACAAAAGAGGAACTTGCAGTCATTGATGAGCATTTACAACAAGTTAAGCTTAAACAAAATAATCAAGGTTTCCTTGTTGAAGGTAAGATTATCCCTAATCAATTTGCTATTGATAATCAAATCAGCGGTGCTTATGAATTAGTGATCACTCCCCAAAAAGCACTGATTGTTGGTTATGATCGTGTAGGGCTATTCTATGGTATGGAGTCATTACTTTCAGCAGTCAGTGAATCCGAGAAGCCAACAATTGCAACGATGACAGTTAAAGATAAGCCTCGTATGGAATATCGAGGTGTTTTCTTGGATGTAGGACGTAATTTTCATAGTAAGCAAGTTGTCATGCGTTTAATTGACCAGATGTCACGTTATAAGCTCAATAAATTCCATTTTCATCTTACTGATGATGAAGGTTGGCGGATTGAGATCCCAGATTTGCCTGAACTCACAGAAGTTGGTAGTCAACGCTGTCACGATCTTGACGAGCAAACATGTTTATTACCTCAGTTAGGCTCAGGTGCTGAAAACAATAATATGGGGAGCGGTTATTTTACTCGTGATGACTATATTGATATTTTACGTTACGCCAAAGCACGTCATATTGAAGTGATCCCTGAAATTGATATGCCTGCACATGCCCGCGCTGCGGTGGTATCAATGGAAGCTCGCTATAATAAATTGAAAGCCGCTGGAGATGAAAAAGGGGCCGAGCAATACCGCTTAGTTGATCCATCAGATACATCAGTGACAACGTCGGTACAATTTTATGATAAGCGTAGTTACTTGAATCCGTGTTTAGAGTCATCTAAAAACTTTGTTAATAAAGTTGTTAGTGAAGTCATGCAAATGCATGAAGAGGCGGGTGTACCCCTGAAGACATGGCATTTTGGTGGTGATGAAGCGAAAAATATTCGCTTGGGGGCAGGATTCCAAGATAAAAATGGTGCTATTGAATTAGGTAAAGGGATAATTGATAAACAAATTGAAGATAAACCGTGGGCGAAATCGAAAGCCTGTCAGCTGCTGATTAAAAATGGTGATGTCAGTGATTTTGATCACCTATCGAGCCATTTTGCCAAACAAGTTAGTGAAGGTTTACAGCAAGAAGGGGTTACTACCATGCAAGCATGGCAAGATGGCCTAAAAGATGCTGTGAATGCTAAAGATTTTGCAACCAAAAATGTGAGAGTTAATTTTTGGGATACCCTCTATTGGGGAGGTTTTGATTCGGCAAATGACTGGGCAAACAAAGGCTATCAGGTCGTTATTTCAAATCCTGATTATGTTTATTTCGATATGCCATATGAAGTTAATCCAAGCGAAAGTGGCTATTATTGGGCGACTCGCGCGAGTGATGAACAAAAAGTTTTCTCATTTGCACCTGATAACTTGCCTCAGAATGCAGAAACATCGGTTGATAGAGATGGAAATCAGTTTACTGCAAAAAGTGATAAGCCTTGGCCGGGGATCTATGGCTTGTCTGGCCAATTATGGAGTGAAGCAGTTAGAACAGACGACCAAGTAGAATATATGCTGTTCCCAAGGATCCTACCACTTGCAGAGAGAGCTTGGCATAAGGCGGAATGGGAGAATGATTACCAAGCTGGCCGTGAATATGTTGGAGGTAAAACACAGCATGTTTCACAGCAAAATTTAGCTAATGACTGGGATCGTTTTGCAACAATCGTCGGAGTAAAGGAACTGCCGCGATTAGATAGAGCGGGTGTTGCTTACCGGATCCCTGTTCCTGGCGCTAAAATTGAAAATGGCGTGTTACTGGCAAATCTTAGCTATCCAGGTTTAGTGATTGAGTACTCATTAGGAGAGAGTGATCACTGGCAAACGTATTCAGCACAACATCCACCAAAAGTGAATGGCAGCGTGAAGGTGAGAGCGAAAAATGCACTGGGCACACGAACAAGCCGTGTCGAAATAGTGACGCAAAAATAA
- the chiP gene encoding chitoporin ChiP, with product MVNKNVNYGRGLLVLKIAIALAPISYPSISFAEQFLDDSTLKGGLYYWQRDRSRKELSPDSDKYKKYVDNLKHSTVNASLDFSSGYFQDVIGLDLAAFTAIELSNSGPAAPNEIGFSDAKTRWDEKWTGDRSGVSVYKAAAKMKYGPFWGRGGYIQPTGQTLLASHWSYMPGTYRGFEVGAAFDFEQNGALSMSYMWTDRYKAPWYRDMYNFREADGQTGISYLQSIGFKYDFKNSFVLEGAYGQAKDYMDQYFAKASYALPIASRDLRMSYQFYGAKDKVSDGGVNDVYDGLAFLQAVTLGYTYDQFDFRLEGTYSKAKGNQGYFLQRMTPGYATSNGRLDIWWDGRSDYNANNEKAVYAGVMYDLANWDLAGWKIGTSYIYGWDAKPSTNSQYAQDVKLRESAWNFDILYTVQTGRAKDTLFKLHFTKYDNHTDIPSYGGGFGNIFQDEKDIKFMVMMPFTIF from the coding sequence ATGGTTAATAAAAATGTCAATTATGGCAGGGGGTTGCTCGTACTAAAAATAGCCATAGCCTTGGCGCCTATCAGTTATCCATCAATCAGTTTTGCTGAGCAATTCCTTGATGATTCAACACTTAAAGGAGGGCTTTATTATTGGCAACGTGATCGTTCAAGAAAAGAACTGTCCCCCGATAGTGATAAATATAAAAAGTATGTCGATAACCTTAAACATTCTACTGTAAACGCTAGCCTCGATTTTTCTTCTGGCTATTTTCAAGATGTGATTGGGTTAGATTTAGCTGCGTTTACTGCCATTGAGTTATCAAATAGTGGTCCCGCAGCTCCCAATGAGATCGGCTTTAGTGACGCGAAAACGCGATGGGATGAAAAATGGACTGGCGACCGCAGTGGCGTGAGTGTTTATAAAGCCGCAGCGAAAATGAAATATGGGCCCTTTTGGGGGCGAGGAGGGTATATCCAACCAACGGGGCAAACACTACTTGCATCTCATTGGAGCTATATGCCAGGTACTTACCGTGGCTTTGAGGTCGGTGCAGCATTTGATTTCGAACAAAATGGTGCGCTGAGCATGTCATATATGTGGACAGACCGCTATAAAGCACCTTGGTATCGCGACATGTATAATTTCCGTGAGGCTGATGGGCAAACAGGGATTAGCTACCTCCAGTCTATTGGTTTTAAATACGATTTCAAAAACTCATTCGTTCTTGAAGGTGCTTATGGCCAAGCAAAGGATTACATGGATCAATATTTTGCTAAGGCCTCTTATGCGCTTCCTATTGCATCCCGCGATCTTCGTATGTCATATCAATTCTATGGTGCCAAAGACAAAGTGTCCGATGGTGGTGTGAATGATGTTTACGATGGTTTAGCTTTTTTACAAGCAGTGACGTTAGGGTATACCTATGACCAATTTGATTTTCGTTTAGAAGGTACTTATTCCAAAGCAAAAGGAAATCAAGGTTATTTTTTACAGCGGATGACCCCCGGCTATGCAACGTCGAATGGGCGTTTAGATATTTGGTGGGATGGACGTTCAGATTATAACGCGAATAATGAAAAAGCGGTTTATGCGGGTGTTATGTATGATTTAGCTAATTGGGATCTTGCTGGCTGGAAAATCGGAACATCTTATATTTATGGATGGGATGCTAAACCAAGTACTAATTCTCAATATGCCCAAGATGTAAAATTAAGAGAAAGCGCTTGGAACTTTGATATTTTATATACCGTGCAAACGGGTAGAGCTAAAGACACTTTATTTAAATTACATTTTACTAAATATGATAACCATACAGATATTCCAAGTTATGGTGGCGGGTTTGGTAATATATTCCAAGATGAAAAAGATATTAAGTTTATGGTTATGATGCCATTTACTATTTTTTGA
- a CDS encoding MFS transporter, which produces MDKHQQEGWRSLLTGKNLSLTLALSGGICLHAINVYITITTLPSVVRDIGGIDFYAWNTTLFILSSIILSALTSRILNRLGPKKSYGLATLIFLIGSVICAMTPSMPIMLLGRIIQGAGGGILLTLSYSMVHIVFAQHLWSRVLGMMSSMWGMATLLGPALGGIFAEYDIWRGAFWCLVLVGIPYLWLTLKVLPAKNPNESGPQQPIPLQALLLLSTAVLAISVGSLSQDKLIPIGGMLLAILLCVRLAVIERRGINTLFPSGTFHLSAQLAPIYLTMALLGLSVQTEVFVPYFLQMLHDIAPLISGYLAALVGAGWSSAAIISSSLKPTVTTKIIRFTPLITLGSLVILTLFMTKTIYIASAQIWVICSMLFITGASIGAAWPHLLARVLQVSSGSESQKASSAITTLQLFSTAFGASLAGMIANLAGLSSPGGIEGTQSAAIWLFVIFSFVPLFAFITANIVANRITEPHL; this is translated from the coding sequence ATGGATAAACATCAGCAAGAAGGTTGGCGTAGTTTACTTACTGGCAAAAATCTTAGCTTAACACTCGCTCTATCGGGTGGTATTTGTCTTCATGCAATTAATGTCTATATTACAATTACAACACTACCATCCGTTGTTCGCGATATTGGTGGCATTGATTTCTATGCATGGAATACCACTCTATTTATCCTATCTTCAATTATTTTATCAGCACTCACTTCTCGAATACTTAATCGGTTAGGACCTAAAAAAAGCTATGGGCTTGCCACTCTCATTTTTTTAATTGGCTCCGTGATTTGTGCTATGACACCATCTATGCCAATCATGCTACTTGGGCGAATTATCCAAGGTGCTGGTGGTGGTATTTTACTCACACTCTCTTATTCAATGGTGCACATTGTTTTTGCTCAGCACCTGTGGTCTCGCGTATTAGGGATGATGTCGAGTATGTGGGGAATGGCAACATTATTAGGCCCTGCTTTAGGGGGGATTTTTGCTGAGTATGATATTTGGCGAGGGGCTTTTTGGTGCCTAGTATTGGTTGGGATCCCTTATTTGTGGCTAACACTAAAAGTATTACCAGCCAAAAATCCGAATGAGAGTGGCCCACAGCAGCCCATCCCCTTACAAGCATTATTGCTTCTTTCTACCGCCGTGCTGGCTATTTCCGTCGGTAGTTTGAGCCAAGACAAACTTATTCCTATTGGTGGCATGCTTCTAGCAATACTCTTATGTGTAAGGCTAGCGGTTATTGAACGCCGTGGTATTAATACGTTATTTCCCAGTGGAACATTCCATTTATCGGCTCAATTAGCCCCCATTTATCTCACCATGGCATTATTAGGTTTAAGTGTACAAACCGAAGTATTCGTCCCTTATTTTCTGCAAATGTTACATGATATTGCTCCGTTGATATCTGGTTACCTAGCCGCTTTAGTGGGGGCAGGATGGTCAAGTGCTGCAATTATTTCTTCATCGCTTAAACCGACTGTCACAACTAAAATTATTCGTTTTACACCGTTAATCACCTTGGGCAGCCTAGTCATCCTGACTCTATTTATGACAAAAACAATTTATATCGCATCCGCTCAAATTTGGGTAATTTGCTCAATGTTATTTATAACAGGGGCTAGTATTGGTGCCGCATGGCCGCATTTATTAGCTAGAGTACTACAAGTTTCTTCTGGTTCTGAGTCTCAAAAAGCCTCCTCAGCAATCACCACATTACAACTATTTTCAACTGCTTTTGGCGCTTCTTTAGCAGGAATGATAGCAAACCTTGCTGGCCTTTCTTCTCCGGGAGGCATTGAAGGCACACAGTCTGCGGCAATATGGTTATTTGTAATATTTTCATTTGTACCATTATTTGCATTCATCACGGCAAATATTGTGGCGAATCGGATCACGGAACCTCACCTTTAA
- the ansB gene encoding L-asparaginase 2 has product MKLNNKVLLATAISLSLCTGAAFALPNITVLATGGTIAGGGDSSTSSSYQAGKVGIDALINAVPEMKKLANLSGEQVVNIGSQDMNDQVWLTLAKKINQECDKTDGFVITHGTDTLEETAFFLDLTISCQKPIVLVGAMRPSTALGADGPLNLYNAVVLATDQSAGERGVLMVMNDKVVQGRDVVKMSTTEVQAFDAVNAGAQGFIHDGKVTFYKPAIPRTSKAAFDVSKLDKLPKVDIIYNYSNASAAPIKALREEGVEGIVSAGVGNGNMYKTVFDALANAAKEGIVVVRSSRVPTGYTTRNAEVDDNLYGFVASERLNPQKARVLLQLALTETKNPQQIQALFEKY; this is encoded by the coding sequence ATGAAACTTAACAACAAAGTATTACTGGCAACAGCTATCTCTCTTTCACTATGCACAGGAGCGGCATTTGCACTACCCAATATCACAGTGTTAGCCACAGGGGGAACCATTGCTGGTGGGGGGGATTCGTCAACATCATCGAGCTATCAAGCAGGAAAAGTGGGGATCGATGCGCTGATTAATGCAGTTCCAGAGATGAAAAAGCTAGCTAACCTTAGTGGTGAACAAGTAGTTAATATCGGTTCCCAAGATATGAATGACCAAGTTTGGTTAACGTTAGCAAAAAAAATTAACCAAGAGTGCGATAAAACAGATGGTTTTGTGATCACTCATGGTACTGACACACTTGAGGAAACGGCTTTTTTTCTTGATCTCACGATATCTTGCCAGAAACCTATTGTACTCGTTGGTGCGATGAGACCATCAACGGCACTTGGGGCTGATGGCCCGTTAAATCTTTACAACGCAGTTGTACTGGCCACAGATCAATCTGCGGGGGAGCGAGGCGTGCTGATGGTGATGAATGACAAAGTCGTTCAAGGGCGTGATGTGGTTAAAATGAGTACAACTGAAGTGCAAGCCTTTGACGCAGTTAACGCTGGGGCACAAGGTTTTATTCATGATGGCAAAGTGACATTTTATAAACCTGCAATACCAAGAACCAGCAAAGCCGCTTTTGATGTGAGCAAATTAGATAAACTGCCTAAAGTTGATATCATTTACAACTATTCTAATGCATCAGCTGCACCCATTAAAGCATTACGAGAAGAGGGGGTTGAAGGCATTGTCAGTGCAGGGGTTGGTAATGGCAACATGTATAAAACTGTTTTCGATGCTTTAGCTAATGCAGCGAAAGAGGGAATTGTCGTCGTTCGTTCAAGCCGCGTACCAACAGGGTATACCACGCGTAATGCTGAAGTTGATGATAATTTATACGGTTTTGTGGCATCAGAACGGCTAAATCCACAAAAAGCACGCGTTTTATTACAATTAGCGCTAACTGAAACTAAAAATCCTCAGCAAATCCAAGCACTATTTGAAAAATATTAA
- the ycaO gene encoding 30S ribosomal protein S12 methylthiotransferase accessory factor YcaO → MSQTFIPGKDAALEVSIDAFQTKLKKLGFDIEEASWLNPVPNVWSVHIRDKECPLCFTNGKGASKKAALASALGEYFERLSTNYFFADFYLGKSIAEGDFVHYPNEKWFPLTEDDALPEGILDSRLRKFYDPDNALAGSQLIDLQSGNEERGICALPFTRQSDNQTVYIPMNIIGNLYVSNGMSAGNTPNEARVQGLSEVFERFVKNRIIAESISLPAIPAEVMARYPSVVEAVETLENEGFPIFCYDASLGGQFPVICVVLFNPQNGTCFASFGAHPDFGVALERTVTELLQGRGLKDLDVFNAPTFDDEEVAEHTNLETHFIDSSGLISWDLFKDDADYEFADWSFKGTTQEEFSTLMAIFKQLDAEVYIADYNHLGVYACRILVPGMSDIYPVEDLHIANNAMGAHLRETIINLPDSQWEKQDYLALIEQLDDEGLDDFTRVRELLGLAVGKDNGWSNLRIGELKSMLALAGGDLDQALAWVEWTQDFNSSVFTAERANYYRCLQTLLLLSQEEQRDISQYYTAFVRMYGQAAVDAASAALVGEASFYGLWSIDDELKALPAHQALLAAYEKLQKAKRENA, encoded by the coding sequence ATGAGCCAAACATTTATTCCTGGCAAAGATGCCGCCCTTGAAGTCTCCATCGATGCATTTCAAACTAAATTGAAAAAGCTAGGATTCGATATTGAAGAAGCCTCATGGCTGAACCCTGTACCCAATGTTTGGTCAGTGCATATCCGTGACAAAGAGTGTCCTCTTTGCTTTACCAACGGTAAGGGAGCTAGTAAAAAAGCGGCTTTGGCTTCAGCGCTTGGTGAATATTTTGAGCGTTTATCAACTAACTACTTCTTTGCTGATTTCTATTTAGGTAAATCGATCGCTGAAGGTGATTTCGTCCACTATCCAAATGAAAAATGGTTCCCTTTAACTGAAGATGACGCATTACCTGAAGGTATTTTGGACTCACGTTTACGTAAATTTTATGATCCAGACAATGCGTTAGCAGGTAGCCAATTAATTGATTTGCAATCAGGTAATGAAGAACGAGGCATTTGTGCACTACCTTTTACTCGTCAGTCTGATAATCAAACTGTCTATATTCCGATGAATATCATTGGCAATTTATATGTTTCTAACGGAATGTCCGCAGGTAACACGCCAAATGAAGCCCGAGTTCAAGGTCTATCTGAAGTTTTCGAACGATTTGTTAAAAATCGTATTATTGCAGAAAGTATCAGTTTACCGGCGATCCCAGCTGAAGTGATGGCACGTTACCCATCAGTTGTTGAAGCGGTCGAGACATTAGAAAATGAAGGTTTCCCAATTTTCTGCTATGACGCATCACTTGGTGGTCAATTCCCTGTCATTTGTGTGGTTTTATTTAATCCTCAGAATGGTACCTGCTTTGCTTCTTTTGGTGCTCACCCTGATTTTGGTGTTGCATTAGAGCGTACAGTCACTGAATTGCTGCAAGGCCGTGGATTAAAAGATCTGGATGTGTTCAATGCCCCAACTTTTGATGACGAAGAAGTGGCTGAACATACTAACTTAGAAACGCACTTTATCGATTCAAGTGGCCTTATCAGTTGGGATCTATTTAAAGATGATGCCGATTATGAATTTGCTGATTGGAGCTTCAAAGGCACTACCCAAGAAGAGTTTTCCACATTAATGGCTATCTTCAAGCAATTAGATGCGGAAGTTTATATTGCTGATTACAACCATCTCGGTGTGTATGCATGCCGTATATTAGTACCAGGTATGTCAGATATTTACCCTGTTGAGGATCTGCATATTGCAAACAATGCGATGGGAGCACATCTACGTGAAACTATCATCAATCTTCCTGACAGCCAATGGGAAAAACAAGATTACCTTGCTTTGATTGAGCAACTCGATGACGAAGGTCTTGATGATTTCACGCGTGTGCGTGAGTTACTCGGCCTCGCAGTCGGTAAAGATAACGGTTGGAGCAACCTACGTATTGGTGAATTGAAATCAATGCTAGCACTTGCTGGTGGTGATCTTGACCAAGCACTTGCTTGGGTTGAATGGACACAAGACTTTAATAGTTCAGTGTTTACGGCTGAACGTGCTAATTATTATCGTTGCTTACAAACATTGCTGTTATTAAGCCAAGAAGAACAGCGTGACATATCACAATACTACACTGCATTTGTGCGTATGTATGGCCAAGCGGCCGTTGATGCCGCATCAGCTGCATTGGTAGGAGAAGCCAGTTTCTATGGTTTGTGGTCAATTGATGATGAGTTAAAAGCGTTGCCAGCTCACCAAGCCCTATTGGCTGCTTATGAAAAATTACAAAAAGCAAAACGTGAAAACGCTTAG
- the focA gene encoding formate transporter FocA → MKADNPFNLLPPAVMAQVADDSGVYKANKHPAITYLSAFTAGIFISIAFVFYITATTGAQTAPFGFTKLIGGVCFSLGLMLVVVCGADLFTSTVLTIVSKATGRITWGQMFLNWFNVYIGNLIGALFFVALIWFAGQYTAANGQWGLNVLQTADHKLHHTFIEGVCLGILANLMVCLAVWMSYSGRSLADKLLVLVLPVAMFVASGFEHSIANMFMIPLGIMIKEFAPIEYWAQIGVSPEQFSQLTVSNFITDNLIPVTIGNIIGGALLVGLIYWFMHLRSGQKH, encoded by the coding sequence ATGAAAGCTGACAACCCTTTTAATCTTTTGCCTCCTGCTGTAATGGCTCAAGTAGCGGATGACTCTGGTGTCTACAAAGCCAACAAACATCCCGCAATTACTTACTTGTCAGCATTCACTGCCGGTATCTTTATATCCATTGCATTTGTTTTTTATATTACTGCGACTACCGGTGCGCAAACAGCCCCATTTGGTTTTACTAAATTAATTGGTGGCGTGTGCTTCTCTCTTGGATTAATGCTTGTCGTCGTTTGTGGTGCAGATTTATTTACTTCCACGGTACTGACGATAGTCTCAAAAGCAACAGGCAGGATCACTTGGGGACAGATGTTCCTAAACTGGTTCAATGTTTATATTGGTAACTTGATTGGCGCACTGTTTTTTGTTGCCCTGATTTGGTTTGCCGGCCAATATACCGCAGCAAATGGGCAATGGGGTCTAAATGTACTGCAAACCGCAGACCACAAATTACACCATACCTTTATTGAAGGCGTTTGCTTGGGTATTTTAGCTAACTTAATGGTTTGTTTAGCTGTTTGGATGAGTTATTCAGGTCGTAGCCTTGCCGATAAACTATTGGTACTCGTGCTCCCTGTCGCCATGTTCGTTGCTAGCGGTTTTGAGCATAGCATCGCTAACATGTTTATGATCCCGTTAGGTATTATGATCAAAGAATTTGCACCTATCGAGTATTGGGCTCAAATTGGCGTCTCTCCAGAGCAATTTTCTCAACTGACCGTTAGCAATTTTATTACAGACAACCTGATCCCCGTCACTATCGGTAATATCATTGGCGGAGCACTGTTAGTTGGTCTGATTTATTGGTTCATGCATTTACGTAGTGGTCAAAAACATTAA